From one Paenibacillus sp. FSL K6-1330 genomic stretch:
- a CDS encoding S-layer homology domain-containing protein produces the protein MTELWSDKYYHFLHFKNYPVHGFTDKTKRSQYITRGHVAELISSADGVNYDGNQAVQYVLGKKYAQGRIKGENTIEGYVGSGTITRAEVLQLIKNLTDRGMSNLYDRPTVPSAEAMLPKLPTPWDVYRDEMYLVIRQKVFSNYSGYRIYDDGLNKIVMTSTKQTGETDYAVSVQFEPQIMQFSGIALSNATDKTQRSMLIELLQLYGFQVDSSFLAKIDSAEKNKKVIELKVSGKTLVIDPLVASPAGHVHIYYKWWDGTRA, from the coding sequence TTGACCGAACTATGGTCGGATAAATATTATCATTTTCTGCACTTCAAGAACTATCCTGTACACGGATTCACTGACAAAACCAAGCGGAGCCAATACATAACGCGGGGCCATGTGGCCGAGCTGATATCCAGCGCCGATGGCGTGAACTACGATGGAAATCAAGCGGTTCAATATGTTCTGGGCAAAAAGTACGCGCAGGGCCGGATTAAGGGCGAAAATACGATTGAAGGGTATGTAGGCAGCGGCACCATCACGCGCGCCGAAGTGCTTCAGCTGATCAAGAACCTGACCGATCGTGGAATGTCGAACCTATATGATCGCCCCACCGTGCCAAGTGCGGAGGCCATGCTTCCGAAGCTGCCAACGCCTTGGGATGTGTACCGGGATGAGATGTATCTCGTGATTCGTCAGAAGGTATTCTCGAACTACAGCGGCTACAGGATCTATGACGACGGGTTAAACAAAATAGTCATGACCAGCACGAAGCAAACCGGCGAAACGGATTATGCCGTGTCCGTTCAATTCGAGCCGCAGATTATGCAGTTCAGCGGAATCGCGCTATCCAATGCCACCGATAAAACGCAGCGCAGCATGCTGATCGAGCTCCTCCAACTGTATGGATTCCAAGTCGATTCCTCCTTCCTCGCGAAGATAGACTCCGCCGAGAAAAACAAGAAGGTGATCGAGTTGAAGGTAAGCGGCAAGACACTCGTTATCGATCCGCTAGTGGCAAGCCCCGCCGGGCATGTCCATATCTACTATAAGTGGTGGGATGGAACGCGGGCGTAA
- a CDS encoding S-layer homology domain-containing protein: MLKFRALCAPILLVVSLFVGAGSASAGVTFRDIDNHWAKTTIEWGVDKGIVNGYANGMFMPNQNVTEAEFIRMLVVGITGKDLQENY; the protein is encoded by the coding sequence ATGTTGAAGTTCAGGGCACTATGTGCGCCTATACTCCTGGTTGTCTCTTTATTCGTTGGGGCTGGCAGCGCTTCCGCCGGGGTTACGTTTCGGGATATCGATAACCACTGGGCAAAAACGACCATCGAATGGGGCGTCGACAAAGGGATTGTCAACGGCTATGCCAACGGAATGTTCATGCCCAATCAAAATGTGACCGAGGCCGAATTCATCCGCATGCTGGTTGTCGGCATCACAGGCAAAGACCTGCAGGAGAACTATTGA
- a CDS encoding alpha/beta hydrolase → MKKQVLFIHSAGPQGIDQGSCDLIADLKEQLGEVYHVSSPAMPDPDYALWKAQIANEIEALDEEVLLIGHSLGGSVLLKFLSEEGCRRTVSGLFLIAAPYWGKDDKWQSEDFRLPDSFATMLPRISSLYLYHSRHDPVVPFAHAQHYAKQLPQAVTREYEGDDHYFCEGLPELVDDIKRI, encoded by the coding sequence ATGAAAAAGCAAGTTTTGTTCATCCATAGTGCCGGCCCTCAAGGTATAGACCAAGGCAGCTGTGACTTAATCGCAGATCTAAAAGAACAGCTCGGGGAAGTTTATCATGTCTCATCCCCGGCCATGCCGGATCCGGATTACGCTCTGTGGAAAGCGCAAATCGCTAATGAAATCGAGGCATTGGATGAGGAGGTTCTCCTCATAGGCCATTCCCTGGGCGGCTCGGTGTTGCTAAAATTTCTGTCGGAAGAAGGCTGCAGGCGAACAGTCTCCGGACTGTTCTTGATCGCAGCCCCCTACTGGGGCAAAGACGATAAGTGGCAGAGTGAAGATTTTAGATTGCCTGATTCTTTCGCCACCATGCTGCCTCGCATATCAAGTCTGTACCTGTACCACAGCCGCCACGATCCCGTGGTGCCTTTCGCGCACGCTCAGCACTACGCGAAGCAACTCCCCCAAGCTGTCACCCGAGAATACGAGGGCGACGATCACTATTTCTGCGAGGGCTTGCCCGAGCTTGTAGATGATATCAAGCGTATATAA
- a CDS encoding DUF4097 family beta strand repeat-containing protein, protein MKRYAAAILCVLCVLLLSACNSTDEEEALQRVTLEEVEVLEIDHGSTTLFVETANVEALEVSLLRNTKSAGAVVDQDGNRVKIRLDNDITRMLNIGRMPQLSVRIPADYAGKVVIDGSSGKVTGTGLQNHSLEVKGKSGNISLAFTRLNNDVEVSATSGNVNIQLDEETPDVTWMLQSGSGHRSIAVLLQDRKESNRKTEGRSGHGKHEVKLKTSSGNISIK, encoded by the coding sequence ATGAAACGATACGCAGCTGCAATTCTATGTGTCCTATGCGTGTTATTGCTCAGTGCATGCAATTCCACGGACGAAGAGGAGGCTCTTCAACGCGTAACGCTTGAGGAGGTTGAAGTGCTGGAGATTGACCATGGCAGCACGACCTTGTTCGTCGAGACAGCGAATGTGGAAGCATTGGAAGTTTCGCTGCTCAGAAACACCAAGTCCGCTGGGGCTGTTGTTGATCAGGATGGCAATCGGGTAAAGATTCGTTTAGATAACGACATCACGCGGATGTTGAATATCGGCAGGATGCCGCAGCTTAGTGTGAGAATTCCTGCGGACTATGCAGGGAAGGTCGTAATTGATGGTTCTTCCGGCAAAGTAACGGGAACTGGGTTGCAAAATCATAGCCTCGAGGTGAAGGGGAAAAGCGGGAATATCTCACTTGCGTTCACCCGTTTGAATAACGATGTGGAGGTATCGGCGACAAGTGGAAACGTGAACATCCAGCTGGATGAAGAAACACCTGATGTGACATGGATGCTGCAATCCGGAAGCGGACATCGGTCCATTGCCGTTCTGCTCCAGGACAGGAAGGAGAGCAATCGGAAGACGGAAGGGCGATCCGGTCATGGCAAGCATGAGGTGAAGCTCAAAACCTCCTCGGGGAACATCTCGATAAAATAA
- a CDS encoding ABC transporter substrate-binding protein has product MKKSSLLLLFLSLVIVLAGCNVTTKDDAQQNQQEPSDTATDTSAVNIELLGMSSNESDVNIIRDQLTKNGFNVKLNLQPDYGSYKAQQDAGNYDIALSSWTTVTGNPDYAVRSLFKTGGDYSIMSDEEVDKLIDQAATQTPEDAAETYKQLEQRLVTDKAYIAPLYISLKSQAFNKDVLDENSVRLSKSRSLPWEAVDFKDQSKRATQPLILSQSISELTSLDPIKGNDGSINIINTNMNVRLINLTDDDKITSEGSLSYNHAIGEGNSEYYFILRDDIDFAKITNKKAEDSGERVGADDVIFSMNRAKDKNSVPDHRTYTLHEHINTVEAVTDLSTLENTKVSGGSESIKDALEAGLDTKITSLVDDKNQASTKDGKYQVIKLTTTEPFPQVLNYLAHQSAGIVSKKQVESINTYDVEKFDVNKDIPYGDQNTVTEGDKYNNTLYASGPYILSSKTDYEATFYKNPGYMKGTEHEPKIEQVKVRFIKDADSTLSALRSGEIHLYYGVPETKYDVVKGDSKLKLQTIESNAVSYLLFNTKNRDVATSDDLRRAVLYSINQDEILTYYNNNKIKAYSTVSPIVKTGNELVADPAKVKEYLSAYKASK; this is encoded by the coding sequence ATGAAAAAGAGTTCCTTGCTGTTACTGTTCCTCTCGCTAGTCATTGTACTGGCTGGATGCAACGTAACAACCAAAGATGATGCACAGCAAAATCAGCAAGAACCATCGGATACAGCTACAGATACATCCGCTGTAAATATTGAACTGCTTGGCATGAGCTCTAACGAATCCGATGTCAACATCATTCGCGACCAGCTCACAAAGAACGGCTTCAACGTGAAGCTGAATCTGCAGCCGGATTACGGCAGCTACAAGGCACAGCAAGATGCCGGAAATTACGACATCGCGCTGTCCAGCTGGACAACCGTTACGGGTAACCCTGACTACGCTGTACGTTCCTTGTTCAAAACGGGCGGCGACTACAGCATCATGTCCGACGAAGAAGTGGACAAACTGATCGACCAAGCGGCAACACAAACGCCTGAGGACGCTGCCGAAACCTACAAACAGCTTGAACAGCGTCTCGTTACGGACAAAGCTTACATCGCGCCATTGTACATTTCCCTGAAGAGCCAAGCGTTCAACAAGGATGTGCTGGACGAAAACTCCGTCCGTCTCTCGAAATCCCGTTCCCTTCCTTGGGAAGCTGTTGATTTCAAAGACCAATCCAAGCGTGCTACGCAGCCGCTGATTCTGTCCCAATCGATCTCTGAACTGACTTCTCTTGATCCAATCAAGGGTAACGATGGTTCCATCAATATCATCAACACCAACATGAACGTACGTCTGATCAACCTGACCGATGATGACAAGATCACATCCGAAGGATCGCTGTCTTATAACCATGCCATTGGCGAAGGCAACTCGGAGTACTACTTCATTCTTAGAGACGATATTGACTTTGCGAAAATCACAAATAAAAAGGCTGAAGATTCCGGCGAGCGCGTAGGCGCTGACGATGTCATCTTCTCCATGAACAGAGCCAAAGACAAAAATTCGGTACCTGATCATCGCACCTACACGCTTCACGAGCATATCAACACGGTTGAAGCTGTAACCGATCTGAGCACACTGGAGAACACTAAAGTGTCCGGTGGCAGCGAAAGCATCAAGGATGCACTGGAAGCTGGTTTGGATACCAAGATCACTTCCCTTGTCGACGACAAGAATCAAGCAAGCACGAAAGATGGTAAATACCAAGTCATTAAATTGACGACCACCGAGCCGTTCCCGCAAGTGTTGAACTACCTGGCTCACCAATCGGCCGGTATCGTATCGAAGAAACAAGTGGAATCCATCAACACATATGATGTTGAGAAATTCGATGTGAACAAAGACATCCCTTACGGCGACCAAAACACGGTAACCGAAGGCGACAAATACAACAACACGCTGTATGCCAGCGGTCCTTACATTCTGTCTTCCAAAACTGACTATGAAGCGACCTTCTACAAAAACCCTGGCTATATGAAGGGTACCGAGCACGAACCGAAAATCGAACAAGTGAAAGTTCGCTTTATCAAAGATGCGGACAGCACGCTCTCCGCACTGCGTAGCGGCGAAATTCACCTGTACTACGGCGTGCCTGAAACGAAATACGATGTGGTTAAAGGCGACAGTAAGCTGAAGCTGCAAACCATCGAAAGTAACGCCGTATCCTACTTGCTGTTCAACACGAAAAACCGTGATGTGGCAACAAGCGATGATTTGAGAAGAGCGGTGCTCTACTCCATCAACCAGGATGAAATCCTGACTTACTACAACAACAACAAAATTAAAGCTTACTCCACTGTCAGCCCAATCGTTAAAACCGGCAACGAGCTGGTTGCCGATCCAGCGAAGGTGAAGGAATACTTGAGCGCATATAAAGCGAGCAAGTAA
- a CDS encoding VOC family protein has protein sequence MTLRMNPYLFMDGNAKEAIQFYEKALDAKVVMVQTFGEMPANPDFPLPESARDRVSHANLIVGETVLMLSDTFPGQPVQSSNQVQICIMTDAAERAKQVYEALQEGGKVVMPLQETFWSPAYGIVEDKYGVNWNISTEVEA, from the coding sequence ATGACACTTCGAATGAATCCGTATCTCTTTATGGACGGGAACGCTAAGGAAGCTATTCAATTCTATGAGAAGGCTTTGGACGCCAAAGTCGTCATGGTTCAGACTTTCGGCGAGATGCCGGCTAACCCGGACTTTCCGCTGCCGGAGAGCGCGCGGGATCGGGTATCCCACGCAAATCTTATCGTCGGAGAGACGGTTTTGATGTTATCCGATACGTTTCCCGGGCAACCGGTCCAATCCAGCAATCAGGTCCAGATCTGCATCATGACCGATGCAGCCGAGCGTGCAAAGCAGGTATATGAAGCACTGCAGGAGGGTGGCAAGGTGGTTATGCCGCTGCAGGAAACCTTCTGGAGCCCGGCCTACGGGATCGTTGAGGACAAATATGGCGTAAATTGGAATATCTCAACCGAAGTTGAAGCGTAG
- a CDS encoding DinB family protein: protein MSQLNEMKQLLFEELELIVRTSSNLIGKISPEHWDYRPAHNMRSLQELVYHLVSVPATDLLILQEKSEAEIRELEASIAADGVDKDKLISWMTKGLADVKSYMNGLTDEEFMQKKTKPFYLEQGSTQAKWLIEIVTHAQHHRAQMFNYLKAQGYEVSMFDLY from the coding sequence GTGAGTCAATTGAATGAAATGAAGCAGTTGTTATTTGAGGAACTGGAGCTTATCGTTAGAACCAGTTCGAATCTGATCGGCAAAATTTCGCCAGAACACTGGGATTACAGACCTGCCCACAATATGAGGTCGCTTCAGGAGCTGGTTTACCATCTCGTTTCGGTACCTGCTACCGATTTATTGATTCTGCAAGAGAAGAGTGAAGCGGAGATCCGGGAGCTGGAGGCAAGCATTGCTGCAGACGGCGTAGACAAGGACAAGCTGATTTCCTGGATGACGAAGGGACTTGCGGATGTAAAGTCATACATGAATGGGTTGACGGATGAAGAATTTATGCAAAAGAAAACTAAACCCTTCTATTTGGAGCAAGGTTCAACGCAAGCCAAGTGGCTGATTGAAATCGTCACGCATGCCCAGCATCATCGGGCGCAAATGTTCAATTACCTGAAAGCCCAGGGTTATGAAGTGAGCATGTTCGATTTATATTAA
- a CDS encoding Type 1 glutamine amidotransferase-like domain-containing protein codes for MLNMFLTSSFKDVADLFREFVADDLKGRSLTFIPTASIPEEITHYIYTAKEAFEKLGVVVEELDISAAPLQEIKEKLERNDFIYVSGGNTFYLLQELRKSGADKIITEQVHSGKLYIGESAGSIITSPDIEYVKFMDDIGKATTLKSFEGLNFINVYPVPHYNNEPFKDAASDLMAHYNSKLNLVPISNTQVIQVEKDKIVVR; via the coding sequence ATGCTGAATATGTTTTTAACATCTTCGTTTAAAGATGTTGCTGATCTTTTTAGAGAATTCGTTGCTGATGATCTGAAAGGCAGGAGTTTAACGTTTATTCCTACTGCGAGTATTCCAGAAGAAATCACCCACTATATTTATACAGCAAAAGAAGCATTCGAAAAGTTGGGAGTCGTCGTTGAAGAGCTTGATATTTCTGCAGCTCCATTGCAGGAAATCAAAGAAAAGCTAGAACGAAATGATTTTATCTACGTATCTGGTGGAAATACGTTCTACTTGTTACAAGAGCTGCGGAAATCAGGGGCAGACAAGATCATAACAGAGCAAGTTCATTCGGGAAAATTGTATATTGGAGAATCAGCGGGATCTATAATAACATCTCCCGATATAGAGTATGTAAAATTCATGGATGATATAGGTAAAGCCACTACATTGAAATCGTTCGAGGGTTTAAACTTCATAAATGTTTATCCTGTTCCGCATTATAACAACGAACCTTTTAAAGACGCAGCTTCTGATTTAATGGCTCACTACAATTCTAAATTAAATCTCGTGCCTATTTCCAATACGCAAGTAATCCAAGTTGAAAAAGATAAAATAGTTGTTCGTTAA
- a CDS encoding nucleotidyltransferase domain-containing protein has translation MLKQHEEFIQNLIKKIKDDERFVGVLAGGSMRTNTMDQFSDLDLILVYDPTFKTDIMMNRLQIVGEFGHLLSGFTGEHVGEPRLLIGLYHGPLHVDFKFVTIEEIKDGVEKPVVVWQRNSSLEQLLNEIKFSYPSPDLQWIEDRFWVWIHYGATKLGRGELFEVISLLSFVREAVIGPLILMQHNSLPNGVRKIERHAPELIEELGKTIALHEKESCYNAIKHTISLYVNLRRGYESDIQIKSEAQQVSIKYLEKVYEEM, from the coding sequence ATGTTAAAACAACATGAAGAGTTTATTCAAAATCTTATAAAGAAGATAAAAGATGACGAACGATTTGTAGGTGTACTTGCTGGGGGGTCAATGAGAACTAATACGATGGATCAGTTTAGCGATCTTGATTTGATTCTTGTCTATGATCCAACCTTTAAAACGGACATTATGATGAATAGACTGCAAATCGTTGGTGAATTTGGTCACCTTTTATCCGGGTTTACTGGTGAACATGTAGGTGAGCCACGGTTACTCATTGGCTTGTACCATGGCCCTCTTCATGTTGATTTTAAATTTGTAACAATCGAAGAAATAAAGGATGGAGTAGAAAAGCCTGTTGTGGTATGGCAACGGAATTCCTCTTTGGAACAGCTTCTGAATGAAATCAAGTTTTCTTATCCTTCCCCTGATCTTCAATGGATTGAAGACCGTTTCTGGGTTTGGATACATTATGGTGCTACTAAACTCGGCAGAGGAGAGTTATTCGAAGTCATCAGTCTTCTTTCATTTGTTAGAGAGGCTGTTATTGGTCCATTAATTTTAATGCAACACAATTCACTTCCAAATGGGGTACGGAAAATTGAAAGACATGCCCCTGAACTTATCGAGGAACTGGGAAAAACAATTGCTCTTCATGAAAAAGAAAGTTGCTATAACGCGATTAAGCATACGATATCATTATATGTAAATCTAAGACGAGGATATGAAAGCGATATACAAATAAAATCTGAGGCACAACAAGTATCCATTAAGTATTTAGAAAAGGTATACGAAGAAATGTAA
- a CDS encoding helix-turn-helix transcriptional regulator — MKNIKLKMARVEKDLSQEELAQIVGVSRQTIGLIELGKYNPSLSLCVAICKALSRTLNDLFWEED, encoded by the coding sequence ATGAAAAACATCAAACTGAAGATGGCCCGGGTTGAGAAGGATCTATCGCAAGAAGAATTAGCCCAGATCGTGGGTGTCTCCAGACAAACCATTGGTCTGATCGAGTTAGGTAAATATAATCCGTCCCTCAGTCTGTGCGTTGCCATATGCAAAGCGCTATCTCGTACTCTTAATGATCTGTTCTGGGAAGAGGACTAA
- a CDS encoding putative RNA methyltransferase, translated as MSRNERLLKKAQWLSKHEKMFKCPICGSSMKVQQLANLVCEKLHSYDISRQGYVNLLSHRAKTKYDKALFEARKMINSSGFFGPMIEGISNRLIRMQKQKLSESGRPLRLLDAGCGEGSHLSAIGHNLQEQGHEPNVIGVGMDIAKEGVVLAAKTYSDPMWCVADLSQCPFADEQFNYILNILSPSNYSEFRRLLTSDGMLVKVIPGSLYLQELRALFYTGTGKETYSNDGTMELFSRHFERIEFEEIRYRVVLDSEQMKQLIHMTPLSWSVSSEVIERMSGGEMEITADFTLLYGWK; from the coding sequence GTGTCCAGAAATGAAAGGTTATTAAAAAAAGCACAATGGCTATCGAAACATGAGAAGATGTTTAAATGCCCGATTTGCGGCAGTTCTATGAAGGTTCAACAGCTGGCAAACTTGGTGTGCGAGAAGCTCCATAGCTATGATATATCCAGACAGGGGTACGTCAACCTGCTATCCCATAGAGCCAAAACTAAATATGATAAGGCTTTGTTTGAGGCACGAAAAATGATTAACAGCAGCGGGTTCTTTGGCCCGATGATTGAAGGAATTTCGAATCGTCTGATCCGGATGCAGAAACAGAAGCTGTCGGAATCTGGCAGGCCTCTGAGACTGCTCGATGCAGGATGCGGGGAAGGCTCCCATCTCTCGGCAATTGGACATAACCTACAGGAGCAGGGGCATGAGCCTAACGTTATTGGTGTGGGCATGGATATTGCCAAAGAGGGAGTCGTATTGGCTGCCAAGACATATTCGGACCCTATGTGGTGCGTGGCCGACCTGTCTCAGTGCCCGTTTGCAGACGAACAGTTTAATTACATTTTGAATATTCTGTCTCCTTCCAATTATTCGGAGTTCAGGCGACTGCTTACGAGTGACGGAATGTTGGTGAAGGTAATTCCGGGGAGCCTGTATTTGCAGGAGCTTCGAGCTTTGTTCTATACAGGTACAGGTAAAGAGACGTATTCCAATGACGGCACCATGGAGCTGTTCAGCCGTCACTTTGAACGGATCGAGTTCGAAGAAATTCGGTATCGCGTCGTTCTGGATTCCGAGCAGATGAAGCAATTGATTCATATGACGCCGTTATCCTGGAGCGTTTCGTCTGAGGTTATTGAACGGATGTCAGGTGGAGAGATGGAGATAACCGCCGACTTCACACTTCTGTATGGATGGAAATAA
- a CDS encoding DUF6773 family protein, with product MSVNWFKKSTVEDERIVNLKNKLYKEVYTLIMIICSISVIIKSFALPRTESVWLEMLIMLGGSIYFGIRSVAMGIYSDEVEVHDQRSKVSFSKRTAIWGLVIGIALALFFGIRSAILFGNNSSATEIKYFFIVFFVSLIIYIPLFVGVNLMIHYGANKVSQKMSQNDPFDS from the coding sequence ATGAGTGTGAATTGGTTCAAGAAGAGCACGGTTGAGGATGAGCGTATCGTCAATCTGAAGAACAAGTTATATAAAGAGGTGTATACCTTGATCATGATCATTTGCAGCATTTCCGTCATTATTAAATCTTTTGCGCTGCCCCGAACGGAATCTGTATGGCTGGAAATGCTGATCATGCTGGGAGGAAGCATATATTTCGGCATCCGCAGTGTAGCGATGGGAATTTATTCGGATGAAGTGGAGGTCCATGACCAGCGAAGCAAAGTTTCATTCAGTAAGCGTACAGCGATATGGGGACTCGTTATCGGTATCGCACTTGCTCTTTTTTTCGGTATCCGCAGCGCCATTCTGTTTGGCAATAACAGCAGTGCGACCGAGATCAAATACTTCTTTATCGTTTTCTTCGTCTCACTGATCATCTATATCCCCCTCTTTGTTGGAGTGAATTTGATGATCCACTATGGTGCCAACAAGGTGAGCCAGAAAATGTCGCAGAACGATCCGTTCGACTCGTAG
- a CDS encoding erythromycin esterase family protein, which produces MPLHNARKAFTVFLLTASLVGTSLIPAGKIYASTPDSIQGQVTEVKTARTSDEKIAKWEDWAKDHVYRLDTIQPADTAGGPNQYKDLAMLKPLLQDKRFVFLGESSHGVAEFNLAKTRLIQFLHQEMGYNVLAFESGLSNTSLAYGKAGQQSPVSTMKDSIFGVWWSKEVLPLFDYMKTAQKSKQPLVLTGFDMQMQHPLLDGQWLQDQTMAKRLAEAEKKLSDYSLGTDLAAYRKEKSQLIQVYKDAIKSLKMEANEAHLKQLYPDNPKLSLLLERSLNDRIRVAREYVELSIKSTLGMESGDYAPFLESMEWRDQAMHDNLMWLATEVYPTEKFIVWGHNDHIRKAQTEVMGTPYPVTLMGEKLSDEMKKYSYVLGLYPASGQTADNMGNVHDVLPAEPGSIESILSAAGAPYTFVDLRYQKREAGNSWMFEPRFAYSWGMIPESLIARDQYDGILLIDDVNPPQYMRSSASSKASVPAEE; this is translated from the coding sequence ATGCCGCTACATAACGCTAGAAAAGCATTCACCGTGTTTCTGCTCACCGCTTCCCTTGTGGGGACATCCCTAATCCCTGCCGGAAAAATTTACGCTTCCACCCCGGATTCCATCCAAGGTCAGGTTACAGAAGTGAAAACGGCCCGAACCTCTGACGAAAAGATTGCCAAGTGGGAGGACTGGGCTAAAGACCACGTATACCGATTGGATACGATTCAGCCCGCCGACACGGCGGGCGGTCCAAACCAATATAAGGATCTGGCAATGCTAAAACCATTGCTGCAAGATAAACGTTTTGTGTTCCTCGGCGAGAGCTCCCACGGCGTTGCCGAGTTCAATCTGGCCAAGACTCGTTTAATCCAGTTCCTGCATCAGGAAATGGGCTATAACGTGCTTGCCTTCGAAAGCGGACTCAGCAATACTTCTTTGGCATATGGTAAAGCAGGACAACAGAGTCCCGTGTCGACCATGAAGGATTCCATCTTCGGTGTCTGGTGGTCCAAGGAAGTTTTGCCGTTGTTCGACTACATGAAAACAGCACAAAAGAGCAAGCAGCCGCTCGTGCTGACCGGTTTTGACATGCAGATGCAGCACCCACTGTTGGATGGGCAATGGCTGCAGGATCAGACCATGGCTAAGCGCCTTGCGGAAGCTGAGAAGAAATTGTCAGACTACTCTCTTGGTACGGATCTTGCCGCTTATCGCAAAGAGAAAAGTCAGCTGATCCAAGTATACAAGGATGCTATAAAATCCTTAAAGATGGAGGCAAACGAGGCTCATTTGAAGCAGCTATATCCGGATAACCCCAAGCTGTCCTTGCTGCTTGAAAGAAGTTTGAACGACCGGATTCGGGTAGCCCGGGAGTATGTGGAGCTCTCCATTAAATCAACCCTCGGCATGGAAAGCGGGGATTATGCACCGTTCCTGGAATCGATGGAATGGCGGGATCAGGCGATGCACGATAATCTCATGTGGCTGGCTACCGAAGTCTATCCAACGGAGAAATTCATCGTCTGGGGACATAACGACCACATCCGCAAGGCTCAAACCGAGGTCATGGGTACGCCATATCCGGTTACTCTAATGGGAGAAAAACTCTCGGACGAAATGAAAAAATACAGTTACGTACTCGGCTTGTATCCGGCCAGCGGACAAACCGCAGATAATATGGGCAATGTGCATGACGTTCTGCCGGCAGAACCAGGCTCCATTGAATCGATCCTGTCGGCCGCGGGTGCGCCGTATACCTTCGTTGATTTGCGATACCAGAAGCGTGAGGCGGGTAACTCCTGGATGTTCGAGCCGCGTTTTGCCTACAGCTGGGGCATGATCCCCGAAAGTCTGATTGCCCGTGATCAATACGATGGTATTCTGCTTATTGATGACGTAAACCCGCCGCAATATATGAGATCCTCCGCTTCATCCAAGGCTTCTGTACCTGCTGAAGAATAA
- a CDS encoding YafY family protein: MSKSKRLMELMMTVNRMRKFTVRELADQFGVSSRTILRDLQELSELGVPLYSEVGPHGGYQVLKERILPPIAFSEEEAVAMFFASHALRHYLFLPFEAESSTALQKFYYYMPGDVRDRIDQMKNRVDFLTHTRQQKVESLGVLLDAAVDQRVVTVLYESREGYAERSIQPVGIYASNGFWYCPAYCFLRDDFRLFRCDRMKSVAYDTTGIEPRDNRHIHLGNWREYGAEKSVYVRMVVDLSREGVQRCESELCPVPLIDMRPDGSGRLDQNVPASELLYFAKFFIGLGNEATVKEPQELVNRIKGILTEMMAKYD, encoded by the coding sequence ATGTCCAAATCCAAACGTCTCATGGAGCTGATGATGACCGTGAACCGGATGCGGAAATTCACGGTAAGGGAATTGGCCGATCAATTCGGCGTGTCCTCTCGCACGATCTTGCGGGACCTGCAGGAGCTAAGCGAGCTGGGCGTTCCACTTTATTCCGAGGTAGGACCGCACGGTGGATATCAGGTTCTGAAGGAACGAATTCTTCCGCCAATCGCTTTTAGCGAGGAAGAAGCCGTCGCGATGTTTTTTGCCAGCCACGCCCTGCGTCACTATCTATTTCTTCCCTTTGAAGCCGAGTCCTCTACCGCACTTCAAAAATTTTATTATTACATGCCCGGGGATGTGCGCGACCGGATTGACCAGATGAAGAACCGGGTGGATTTTTTGACGCATACAAGGCAGCAGAAGGTTGAATCTCTCGGCGTTCTTCTGGATGCCGCTGTCGACCAGCGGGTCGTAACGGTGTTATACGAGAGCAGGGAAGGCTATGCCGAGCGGAGTATCCAGCCCGTGGGCATTTATGCAAGCAATGGCTTCTGGTATTGTCCCGCTTATTGTTTTCTGCGCGATGATTTTCGCCTGTTCCGCTGTGACCGCATGAAGTCCGTGGCCTATGATACAACCGGAATCGAGCCGCGGGATAACCGCCATATCCATCTGGGCAATTGGAGGGAATACGGGGCAGAGAAATCGGTCTATGTCCGGATGGTGGTTGATCTGAGCCGGGAAGGCGTTCAGCGCTGTGAATCCGAATTGTGTCCTGTTCCCCTCATTGACATGCGGCCGGATGGAAGCGGACGGCTCGATCAGAATGTCCCTGCGAGCGAGCTTTTGTATTTTGCTAAATTTTTTATCGGATTAGGAAATGAAGCCACCGTGAAGGAGCCGCAGGAGCTGGTGAATCGCATTAAGGGGATACTCACAGAGATGATGGCGAAATACGATTAG